From Anopheles darlingi chromosome 2, idAnoDarlMG_H_01, whole genome shotgun sequence, the proteins below share one genomic window:
- the LOC125951376 gene encoding WD repeat-containing protein 82, whose product MKLIDSVVRSFKVAKVFRENTDKINAIDFSANGEMLISCSEDDQIVLYDCEKGTQIRTVNSKKYGVDLIHFTHANNTAIHSSTKVDDTIRYLSLHDNKYLRYFPGHTKKVISLNISPVEDTFLSGSLDKTLRLWDLRSPNCQGVMQLNGRPVAAYDPEGLIFAAGVNSESIKLYDLRSFDKGPFVTFKLNQEKECDWTGLKFSRDGKTILISTNGSIIRLIDAFHGTPLQTFTGYLNNKGIPIEASFSPDSQFIFSGSTDGRVHVWNADTGYKICVLNGDHPGPVQCVQFNPKFMMLASACTNMAFWLPTGDDA is encoded by the exons ATGAAGCTCATCGACTCGGTCGTGCGGAGCTTCAAGGTGGCAAAAGTGTTCCGGGAGAACACGGACAAGATCAATGCGATCGACTTCTCGGCCAATGGCGAGATGCTGATCTCCTGCAGCGAGGACGACCAGATCGTGCTGTACGACTGCGAGAAGGGCACCCAGATCCGGACGGTCAATTCGAAAAAGTACGGCGTCGATCTGATACACTTCACGCACGCCAACAACACGGCCATCCACAGCTCGACCAAGGTGGACGACACGATCCGGTACCTGAGCCTGCATGACAACAAGTACCTCCGGTACTTCCCTGGCCACACGAAGAAGGTCATTTCGCTGAACATCTCACCCGTGGAGGACACTTTCCTGTCCGGTTCACTCGACAAGACGCTCCGGTTGTGGGATCTCCGATCGCCCAACTGCCAGGGAGTGATGCAGCTGAATGGCCGCCCTGTGGCAGCGTACGATCCCGAAGGACTGATCTTTGCCGCGGGCGTCAACTCGGAAAGTATCAAACTCTACGATCTGCGATCCTTCGACAAGGGCCCGTTCGTAACGTTCAAGCTGAACCAGGAGAAGGAATGCGATTGGACGGGTTTGAAGTTCTCGCGGGATGGCAAAACGATTCTCATCAGCACGAATGGTTCCATCATACGACTAATCGATGCTTTCCACGGCACACCCCTGCAAACGTTTACGG GTTATCTCAACAATAAGGGCATTCCGATCGAGGCCTCTTTCAGCCCGGACTCGCAGTTCATCTTCTCCGGTAGCACAGACGGCCGAGTGCACGTGTGGAACGCCGACACGGGATACAAGATTTGCGTGCTTAACGGAGACCATCCGGGTCCGGTACAGTGTGTTCAGTTCAATCCGAAGTTCATGATGCTAGCATCCGCCTGCACGAACATGGCATTCTGGCTTCCGACGGGCGACGATGCTTAG